A window from Shewanella livingstonensis encodes these proteins:
- the mdoH gene encoding glucans biosynthesis glucosyltransferase MdoH, whose amino-acid sequence MIANDNPPDTDYGERALPDESPLLMHRHEVSEPGHRLTPNQQTVWFTLRTFVAQLFVFMVTAGLSTYGIREMYLVLNTNAITSLQMVFLVLFSVNFLWVTFAFSQALLGFLLHLKPRLIKENETEPDFKTAVLLPIYNEDPLRIRATIEAMSADLIATAAGKYAFFILSDTNRADAWIAEEQTFVDLINNSQPQCPVYYRRRHQNSERKAGNIGDWVQRWGGDYEAMIVLDADSIMSAKSMVTLSRRLAGAPGVGLIQTLPTLVFANTLYSRLQQFANQCFGPIYAEGLSAWHGLSSNFWGHNAIIRTRAFAESCHLPILSGKAPFGGHVLSHDFIEAALLRRAGWGVRFDTDIEASFEEAPPSLIDVMIRDRRWCQGNLQHSAFMFARGFSLPTRLHLLSGVMSYLSAIFWLALIMVGLAIAVQAAFIRPEYFANPSLFPTWPVFDSERALSLFVVSMAIVLAPKAFGWFAALINIPRCLRFGGPILLTLSTLLEMIMSALYAPILMVSQFGVVLSIFRGKDSGWMPQSRDDGALSWMSVMRAHLGHTVFGVALALIALLLSKELFYWLLPITIGLMLSIPLSWLSGGARRTKWIKTVGLLRAPEEKKPVNILVELKTKLANLPHLQHLHPFSRLVNNPLLLKWHLAQLPDLGEQKPTFYAPRIIAEWKLNHAESLPQLESWLEPAEVIALLSNADYLQKLKTIGH is encoded by the coding sequence ATGATAGCAAATGATAATCCTCCCGATACTGACTATGGTGAACGTGCATTGCCTGACGAATCGCCACTGTTAATGCATCGCCATGAGGTTTCTGAACCGGGTCATAGATTAACTCCGAATCAACAAACTGTGTGGTTTACGCTGCGCACATTTGTTGCACAGTTATTTGTATTTATGGTTACAGCAGGCTTATCAACTTATGGCATAAGAGAAATGTATTTGGTGCTTAACACCAATGCTATTACCAGTTTGCAAATGGTTTTTTTGGTGTTGTTTAGCGTTAACTTTCTGTGGGTTACTTTTGCTTTTTCACAGGCACTATTGGGTTTTCTGTTGCATCTAAAGCCGCGTTTAATTAAAGAGAATGAGACAGAACCCGATTTCAAAACGGCGGTATTGCTACCGATTTACAATGAAGATCCACTGCGAATTCGGGCCACAATAGAGGCGATGAGTGCAGATTTAATCGCTACCGCAGCGGGTAAATATGCTTTCTTTATTCTCAGTGACACTAATCGAGCTGATGCATGGATTGCTGAGGAACAGACTTTTGTGGATCTTATCAACAACAGCCAACCACAGTGTCCGGTTTATTACCGTCGTCGTCATCAAAATAGTGAACGAAAAGCCGGTAATATCGGCGACTGGGTTCAGCGTTGGGGCGGTGATTATGAGGCAATGATAGTACTTGATGCGGACAGCATCATGAGTGCAAAGTCGATGGTGACATTATCACGTCGTTTAGCTGGCGCACCTGGCGTCGGTCTTATTCAAACCTTACCGACATTGGTGTTTGCCAATACGCTTTACAGCCGTTTGCAACAGTTTGCCAATCAATGCTTTGGTCCTATTTATGCGGAGGGTTTGTCGGCTTGGCATGGTTTGTCATCAAACTTTTGGGGCCACAATGCCATTATTCGAACCAGAGCATTTGCTGAGTCATGTCATCTGCCTATTCTGTCCGGTAAAGCCCCTTTTGGCGGCCATGTATTAAGTCATGACTTTATTGAAGCTGCGTTACTGCGTCGTGCAGGTTGGGGAGTGCGTTTTGATACCGATATTGAGGCTTCATTTGAAGAAGCTCCACCATCGTTAATTGATGTGATGATCCGTGACCGACGCTGGTGTCAGGGTAATTTACAGCATTCAGCATTTATGTTTGCTCGCGGTTTTTCATTGCCGACGCGGTTGCATCTTTTGTCTGGGGTAATGTCTTACCTGAGCGCCATTTTTTGGTTAGCCCTGATTATGGTCGGGCTTGCTATTGCGGTTCAAGCTGCATTTATACGTCCGGAGTATTTTGCTAATCCATCGCTGTTTCCAACCTGGCCAGTGTTTGATTCTGAACGCGCGTTAAGTCTGTTTGTGGTGTCAATGGCCATTGTGCTGGCACCGAAAGCATTTGGCTGGTTTGCTGCCTTGATTAATATTCCGCGGTGTTTACGATTTGGCGGGCCAATACTGTTAACTCTGAGTACCTTGTTGGAAATGATCATGTCTGCTCTGTATGCACCCATTCTGATGGTGTCGCAGTTTGGCGTGGTGTTGTCTATATTTCGAGGCAAAGACAGTGGCTGGATGCCGCAATCTCGAGACGATGGTGCATTAAGCTGGATGTCAGTGATGCGTGCTCACCTTGGTCATACCGTATTTGGGGTTGCGCTTGCATTGATCGCACTGCTGCTGAGTAAAGAGCTGTTTTACTGGTTATTACCGATTACGATAGGGTTGATGCTATCGATCCCTTTGTCGTGGTTAAGCGGCGGCGCACGGCGAACTAAATGGATTAAAACAGTCGGATTACTGCGAGCGCCTGAAGAAAAAAAACCAGTTAACATTTTGGTAGAATTAAAAACAAAGCTAGCTAATTTGCCCCATCTACAACACTTGCATCCGTTCAGTCGGCTGGTTAATAATCCTTTATTACTTAAATGGCACCTTGCTCAGTTACCAGACTTAGGTGAGCAAAAACCGACGTTTTATGCCCCGAGAATTATTGCTGAATGGAAATTAAACCATGCTGAAAGCTTACCGCAATTAGAATCATGGTTAGAACCCGCAGAGGTAATAGCATTATTAAGCAATGCAGATTATCTACAGAAATTGAAAACAATCGGTCATTAA
- a CDS encoding DTW domain-containing protein: MLKIILLTHSREMDRANNTGQLVKHVLGDSARVVEWHRKQPDAELLTAIEAGKVGLVFPGDETTQETGLLLAPHEYLVIIDATWQEARKMFNQSPYLTGLPKVSLMNPPKSIYPLRRNQIEGGLCTAECVALLLNNAGEGALSTRLTEQLMTFIER; encoded by the coding sequence ATGTTGAAAATTATTTTGTTAACGCATTCACGAGAAATGGATCGTGCTAATAATACTGGCCAATTAGTTAAACACGTTTTAGGTGATAGCGCGCGGGTGGTTGAGTGGCACCGCAAACAACCAGATGCTGAATTATTGACTGCGATTGAAGCGGGTAAAGTAGGCTTAGTGTTTCCAGGTGATGAAACCACGCAAGAGACTGGCTTGTTATTAGCGCCGCATGAATATTTAGTGATTATCGATGCCACTTGGCAAGAAGCACGCAAAATGTTTAATCAGAGCCCTTATCTAACGGGATTACCTAAAGTGTCTTTGATGAATCCACCTAAGTCGATATACCCACTTAGGCGTAATCAAATTGAAGGCGGTTTATGCACGGCAGAATGTGTGGCATTACTGCTTAATAATGCCGGTGAAGGCGCATTATCGACAAGGTTAACCGAGCAGCTGATGACATTTATTGAACGTTAA
- a CDS encoding NADH:flavin oxidoreductase has protein sequence MTALRFTPLTLTSGLTLKNRLVVPPMASQTADSDGLATEKTFSHYQNLAQSGAGLVMVEYSHINLAGRSETNQLGAHDDACLPGLTHIAKLLHQMDVKTGLQITHCGGKDSAGISSDIMGPSGITVPAYDRVLPTPRTMTVNDINQWQQDFVSAAIRADKAGFDLVEIHCAHGYGINQWLSPLTNQRQDQYGGSVENRARILLEIISKIKQAAPRLTVMTRIPGQDGYPGGLSHADMAQMSQWLVDAGVEILNVSSGIGGWNRPKDKRGEGFLVEDAAPLTGKTAAAVIGVGGIETIDYIETILATKQVDLVAVGRAILAGPSDFATRVMAQPK, from the coding sequence ATGACCGCGTTACGTTTTACTCCGTTAACCTTAACAAGTGGCCTCACCTTAAAAAACCGTCTTGTAGTGCCACCAATGGCATCGCAAACCGCAGATAGTGATGGATTAGCAACTGAAAAAACCTTTAGCCATTATCAAAACCTAGCCCAATCTGGTGCTGGCCTGGTGATGGTAGAGTACAGCCATATCAATCTTGCGGGTCGCAGCGAAACCAATCAACTTGGTGCACATGATGATGCTTGCTTGCCAGGCTTAACTCACATTGCCAAGCTGTTGCATCAAATGGATGTTAAAACGGGCTTACAGATCACCCATTGTGGCGGTAAAGACAGTGCCGGTATTAGCAGCGATATCATGGGGCCTTCTGGTATTACGGTACCGGCATACGATCGCGTATTACCGACACCAAGAACCATGACGGTAAATGATATAAACCAATGGCAGCAAGATTTTGTGAGTGCGGCCATTCGTGCCGATAAAGCCGGATTTGATTTAGTGGAAATTCACTGTGCCCATGGTTACGGCATTAATCAGTGGTTATCGCCGCTGACCAATCAACGCCAAGACCAATACGGCGGCAGTGTTGAAAATCGCGCCAGAATACTGCTGGAGATTATAAGTAAAATAAAGCAAGCCGCGCCAAGATTAACGGTCATGACCCGCATTCCCGGTCAAGATGGTTACCCTGGCGGTTTATCTCATGCAGATATGGCGCAAATGAGCCAATGGCTAGTGGATGCTGGCGTTGAAATACTCAATGTGTCTTCAGGTATTGGCGGCTGGAATCGCCCTAAAGATAAACGCGGCGAAGGCTTTTTAGTGGAAGATGCCGCGCCGTTAACCGGTAAAACTGCGGCTGCAGTGATTGGTGTTGGCGGCATTGAAACTATTGATTACATTGAAACCATTTTAGCCACTAAGCAAGTCGATTTAGTGGCAGTTGGCCGAGCCATTTTGGCCGGACCAAGTGATTTTGCAACCAGAGTGATGGCTCAACCTAAATAA
- a CDS encoding LysE family translocator, with product MILQQVIALFFTMLILAILPGPAVFAVVSRSFSNGFKDGALITLGVLMGDFIYILLALFGLAAIANAMGPAFELIKYASALYLCWLGVSMLRVTAKGVQLATIPKASQFKNLITGLLIALGNPKALIFYVSFFPAFVPMAHVDLTDVVIILATATLAFGSVNLTYAYLASSAKQVFTSPKAATIMNRTAGSIMLIAGILIAINI from the coding sequence ATGATACTACAACAAGTTATTGCATTATTTTTCACTATGTTAATTCTGGCGATCCTGCCTGGTCCAGCGGTGTTTGCCGTAGTATCGAGGTCGTTTTCAAATGGATTTAAAGATGGTGCTTTAATTACCCTTGGTGTGCTAATGGGTGACTTTATTTATATCCTGCTAGCCTTGTTCGGTTTAGCCGCCATTGCTAACGCAATGGGGCCAGCGTTCGAGTTAATAAAATACGCCAGTGCACTGTATTTATGCTGGCTTGGCGTCAGTATGTTGCGGGTAACCGCCAAAGGCGTTCAATTAGCAACCATACCAAAAGCGAGCCAGTTTAAAAATTTAATCACGGGGCTGCTTATTGCCCTTGGCAACCCAAAAGCCTTGATATTTTACGTCAGTTTTTTTCCTGCATTTGTGCCAATGGCCCATGTAGACCTTACCGATGTGGTGATCATACTCGCCACTGCAACCTTAGCTTTTGGTTCCGTTAATCTCACTTATGCTTATTTGGCATCCAGTGCAAAACAGGTATTTACCTCCCCTAAAGCGGCAACGATAATGAATCGAACTGCAGGCAGTATTATGCTCATAGCAGGCATACTGATTGCCATAAATATATAG
- a CDS encoding glucan biosynthesis protein G encodes MLRTFTMLCYSPVKQKLDARLSVKGLLNLMVSLLLVSWTNVLYAQTTAPHTDVKAFSNDTVVEVARKLSLKPFVEPKQAPEALTKIDYSTYRQINFQQDAAIWGNAPTPFSIQLFAPGYIYKQLVDIDVVENGKSFPVNVSESSFKVPNESIGKILEQVGKYAGFRLHYPINRDDYKDEFLVFQGASYFRGVSKGQAYGLSTRGLAINVADPKGEEYPLFKKFWIERPSSHQKAIVVHALLDSVSVTGAYRFAIYPGDPTRMGVDVKLFPRQDVKNVGLAPLTSMFMHGGIDRADTADYRPAVHDSEGLLMEKGNGEKIWRPLNNPRGLQVSSFMDENPKGFGLMQPHRKLDYYQDLEANYHLRPSAWVEPTGDWGKGRVELVEIPSDSEANDNIVAYWKPDQGLKKGQLFTYSYQLTWVDQIPKTEGKVKVVRTAGGRKLSTDKNEIVIDYSHINAHDVSHIRVDASISSGAILESRIESNPSVDGARVFITFDPQDAEVAELRVQLSNKDKPLGMTWLYRFTAEDWPL; translated from the coding sequence TGCTCAACCTTATGGTCTCGTTGCTATTAGTCTCATGGACCAATGTTCTTTATGCGCAAACAACCGCACCCCATACTGATGTTAAGGCGTTCTCCAACGACACAGTAGTAGAGGTTGCTCGAAAACTGTCCCTTAAGCCTTTTGTTGAACCCAAACAAGCGCCCGAAGCACTGACTAAAATAGACTATTCAACCTATCGCCAAATTAATTTCCAACAAGATGCCGCTATTTGGGGTAATGCACCTACGCCCTTTTCTATACAACTATTTGCACCTGGGTATATCTACAAACAGTTAGTTGATATTGATGTGGTCGAGAATGGTAAATCATTTCCGGTTAACGTCTCTGAATCATCATTTAAAGTGCCAAATGAATCCATTGGCAAAATATTAGAACAAGTCGGTAAATATGCTGGCTTTCGTCTGCATTATCCAATTAATCGCGATGACTATAAAGATGAGTTCCTCGTGTTTCAGGGAGCCAGTTATTTTCGCGGGGTATCTAAAGGGCAAGCGTATGGTTTATCTACTCGTGGACTTGCCATCAATGTTGCCGATCCTAAAGGCGAAGAATATCCGCTGTTTAAAAAGTTTTGGATTGAACGTCCATCCAGCCATCAAAAGGCGATTGTGGTTCATGCGCTGCTTGACAGTGTGAGTGTAACGGGAGCCTATCGTTTTGCTATTTATCCTGGCGATCCGACCCGAATGGGCGTCGATGTTAAGCTTTTTCCAAGGCAGGATGTTAAGAATGTGGGTCTTGCACCGTTAACATCAATGTTTATGCATGGTGGCATAGATCGCGCTGATACTGCCGATTACCGTCCTGCGGTGCATGACTCTGAAGGCCTGCTAATGGAAAAAGGCAATGGTGAAAAAATTTGGCGGCCACTGAATAATCCTCGTGGATTACAGGTGAGTTCTTTTATGGATGAGAATCCTAAAGGGTTTGGTTTGATGCAACCTCATCGGAAATTAGATTACTATCAAGATCTTGAAGCCAATTATCATCTTCGTCCATCGGCTTGGGTTGAACCAACAGGTGATTGGGGTAAAGGTAGAGTCGAGCTGGTTGAGATCCCATCAGATTCTGAAGCCAATGACAATATTGTTGCCTATTGGAAGCCTGACCAAGGCTTGAAAAAAGGTCAGCTATTCACTTACTCATACCAATTGACCTGGGTGGACCAGATCCCTAAAACCGAAGGCAAAGTAAAAGTGGTTCGAACTGCTGGTGGTCGTAAATTATCGACAGATAAAAATGAGATCGTTATCGATTACAGTCACATTAATGCCCACGATGTCAGTCATATTCGTGTCGATGCCAGTATCAGCAGTGGCGCTATTTTAGAATCACGTATTGAGTCTAATCCCAGTGTTGATGGTGCCAGAGTTTTTATCACGTTTGATCCGCAAGATGCAGAGGTTGCTGAATTACGTGTACAGCTAAGTAACAAAGATAAACCGCTTGGTATGACATGGCTGTATCGCTTTACTGCAGAGGACTGGCCTTTATGA